One segment of Desulfatirhabdium butyrativorans DSM 18734 DNA contains the following:
- the uxx1 gene encoding UXX-star selenoprotein family 1, translating into MTTDTVIIYGKQSCPFTRAARQSYTEAGRSIRFIDVKTDPKYLEEMLRHSGGDRRIPVILDDGAISIGWGGKA; encoded by the coding sequence ATGACGACAGATACCGTCATCATTTATGGAAAACAGTCATGCCCCTTCACCCGAGCGGCGCGTCAGTCCTATACCGAAGCGGGCAGATCCATTCGGTTTATCGATGTGAAAACCGATCCGAAGTATCTGGAAGAGATGCTGCGGCACTCGGGCGGAGACCGGCGGATCCCGGTCATTCTGGATGATGGGGCGATTTCCATCGGCTGGGGCGGCAAGGCCTGA
- a CDS encoding alpha,alpha-trehalose-phosphate synthase (UDP-forming), producing the protein METRRLAVVSNRLPIVLKQDANAQWSITSASGGLVTALGPVLRNRGGMWIGWLGSTSESLSSGFQLKQFLQKGNEESGYTLEPVELTEEELRKYYFGFSNEILWPLFHDMPTRCNFDPEYWGVYKQVNQKFARAVLAHTAFDDYVWVHDYQLILVAMEIKKLGEKRHCGFFLHIPFPPLDVFLKLPWRFQLLDALMQYDLVGFQTVRDRRNFIECIQTLTPGAKIFGSGHVCKLTTGKQEIRLGTFPISIDYQGFADLAGTKEVADEAWIIHQNLPNRQLILGIDRLDYTKGIPNRLMAFAAALKRYPQMRKKITLIQVVVPSRGNIREYNLLKQEIERLVGEINGQFTEVGWTPIIYMYRSLSRSELVAYYRTCEIALITPLKDGMNLVAKEYCASNVDENGVLILSEFAGAAAQLHQAAILVNPFDIEAVAEAIYRAFTMAPDERKTRMQRLRRSIARQNVFHWVKTFLRAGIENDLSSFPLMELFVPRRAKRSAMNHD; encoded by the coding sequence ATGGAGACGCGAAGACTTGCGGTAGTTTCCAATCGGTTACCGATTGTGTTGAAACAGGACGCAAACGCCCAGTGGAGCATTACATCCGCTTCCGGTGGACTGGTCACAGCCCTGGGGCCAGTTCTGCGAAACCGGGGCGGCATGTGGATCGGTTGGCTGGGTTCCACCTCGGAAAGCCTGTCGAGCGGTTTCCAGCTCAAGCAGTTTCTTCAGAAAGGCAATGAGGAAAGTGGCTATACGCTCGAGCCCGTGGAATTGACCGAAGAAGAATTGAGGAAATACTATTTCGGATTCTCCAATGAAATTCTGTGGCCCTTGTTTCATGATATGCCTACGCGATGCAATTTCGATCCGGAATACTGGGGCGTTTACAAACAGGTGAACCAAAAGTTCGCCAGAGCGGTTCTGGCCCACACGGCGTTTGACGATTATGTGTGGGTGCATGATTACCAACTCATCCTGGTGGCCATGGAGATCAAAAAACTGGGCGAAAAACGGCATTGCGGTTTTTTCTTGCACATACCGTTTCCTCCCCTCGATGTCTTTTTGAAACTACCATGGCGCTTTCAATTGCTGGATGCCCTGATGCAATACGATCTGGTCGGTTTTCAAACGGTTCGGGACAGGAGAAACTTCATAGAATGTATCCAAACCCTCACGCCAGGAGCGAAAATTTTCGGCAGCGGGCATGTTTGCAAGCTGACAACCGGAAAACAGGAAATCCGGCTGGGAACCTTTCCCATCAGCATTGACTATCAAGGCTTCGCCGACCTTGCCGGAACGAAGGAGGTTGCGGACGAGGCATGGATCATCCATCAGAACCTTCCCAACCGCCAGCTGATCCTGGGGATCGATCGCCTGGATTACACAAAGGGTATCCCGAATCGCCTGATGGCCTTTGCCGCGGCACTGAAACGGTATCCGCAAATGCGAAAGAAAATCACCCTCATCCAGGTCGTCGTGCCCAGCCGCGGGAACATCCGGGAGTACAATCTGCTGAAACAGGAAATTGAGCGATTGGTCGGCGAAATCAACGGCCAGTTCACAGAGGTCGGGTGGACCCCCATCATCTACATGTATCGTTCCCTGAGCCGATCGGAGCTTGTGGCCTATTATCGGACCTGCGAAATCGCACTCATCACCCCGCTCAAGGACGGAATGAACCTGGTAGCAAAGGAATACTGTGCAAGCAATGTCGATGAAAACGGCGTTCTGATTCTGAGTGAATTTGCCGGTGCAGCCGCACAATTGCATCAGGCCGCAATACTGGTCAATCCGTTTGATATCGAAGCTGTGGCGGAAGCCATTTATCGGGCATTCACCATGGCTCCGGATGAGCGAAAAACACGGATGCAGCGTCTCAGACGCAGTATCGCCCGGCAAAACGTTTTTCACTGGGTGAAAACCTTTTTGAGGGCAGGCATTGAAAATGATCTGAGCAGCTTTCCGCTGATGGAGCTCTTTGTTCCACGGCGAGCAAAACGCAGCGCGATGAATCATGATTGA
- the otsB gene encoding trehalose-phosphatase, with protein MSHLDTGRVHVIHIPDFWQRLQASRRMFLALDYDGTLAPFQADRMKAYPLPGIPEILQSLAGSRILSLAIVSGRPIAELLMLLPLQNIIRIGSHGFEQMRSDGKIVVTNPSPLQLRGLKMAGEMARDLGFDKQLEFKVASIALHTRIMQHDAAVQAECCMYELWATLVSMGLECRKFDGGIEIRATGRNKGDVLAELLAELKPDTFSVFIGDDDTDEDAFRAIRGRGIGIKVGNPDTFSAADGFLPDCEAVRNFLRQWLFTISGRKE; from the coding sequence ATGAGCCATCTTGATACAGGTAGGGTGCATGTCATTCATATTCCGGATTTCTGGCAGCGGCTCCAGGCTTCCAGACGAATGTTTCTGGCCCTTGACTATGATGGAACGCTGGCCCCGTTTCAAGCCGATCGCATGAAGGCCTATCCCCTTCCGGGGATTCCCGAGATTCTGCAGTCTCTTGCCGGGAGCAGGATCCTTTCACTGGCCATTGTTTCCGGCAGGCCAATAGCCGAACTTCTGATGCTTTTACCACTTCAGAATATCATACGCATCGGTAGCCACGGTTTTGAGCAGATGAGATCCGATGGGAAAATCGTGGTCACCAATCCTTCTCCACTTCAGCTCAGAGGCCTCAAGATGGCCGGAGAAATGGCGAGAGATCTTGGTTTCGACAAGCAATTGGAGTTCAAGGTGGCCAGCATTGCCCTCCATACCCGCATCATGCAGCACGATGCAGCCGTCCAGGCAGAATGTTGCATGTACGAGCTTTGGGCGACATTGGTATCCATGGGTCTGGAGTGCCGAAAATTTGATGGGGGTATCGAAATCCGTGCAACAGGCCGGAACAAGGGAGATGTACTTGCGGAACTGCTGGCCGAGTTGAAGCCGGATACATTTTCGGTCTTTATCGGTGATGACGATACGGATGAAGATGCTTTTCGGGCCATTCGAGGACGGGGCATCGGCATCAAGGTCGGCAACCCCGACACTTTCTCTGCCGCCGATGGCTTTCTCCCCGATTGCGAAGCCGTAAGGAATTTCCTTCGGCAATGGCTTTTCACCATTTCCGGAAGGAAGGAATGA
- a CDS encoding DUF5752 family protein, which produces MPEPFAVKDCALIAIGTGERAQNLRELRDHLMTTHPGCIYYHFWGGLLRPRFDDPEYQNDFAAWAWRGLHDIRLAERLAIIDPVEFPDIESLRKEILEVIEERLEESEMVPWARQGYLFHFIRSQIVVFDTDVRIERPEQLIGLLRRMSLGSIFYHYIDARRRSAGKRDDFSEWLMGFGGEYVKLVQCLSNIDPYFSTLAELRQEIQRAFLNFTATGG; this is translated from the coding sequence ATGCCAGAACCTTTTGCTGTAAAGGACTGCGCACTGATCGCTATCGGAACAGGCGAGCGCGCACAAAATCTTCGTGAACTCAGGGATCACCTGATGACGACCCATCCCGGGTGTATCTACTATCATTTCTGGGGGGGGCTCCTGCGGCCCCGTTTCGATGATCCCGAATACCAGAACGATTTTGCAGCATGGGCCTGGCGCGGTCTTCACGATATACGCCTGGCAGAAAGGCTGGCGATTATCGACCCTGTCGAATTTCCGGACATCGAATCCCTGCGCAAGGAAATTCTGGAAGTGATCGAAGAAAGGCTGGAGGAATCGGAAATGGTGCCTTGGGCCAGGCAAGGGTATCTCTTCCATTTTATTCGCTCCCAAATCGTCGTTTTTGATACCGATGTTCGCATTGAGCGCCCGGAGCAACTCATCGGCCTTTTGAGACGCATGTCCCTCGGCAGTATCTTCTACCATTACATCGATGCCCGGCGCCGGTCTGCCGGGAAACGGGACGATTTCAGCGAATGGCTCATGGGATTTGGGGGCGAATACGTCAAGCTGGTTCAATGCCTCTCGAACATCGACCCCTATTTCAGCACACTGGCCGAGTTACGTCAGGAGATTCAGCGTGCTTTTCTCAATTTCACCGCCACGGGAGGATAA
- a CDS encoding glycosyltransferase: MAGTLAQYSEIVGEEVIDHLKQLAKTLSGARVVHVNSTRQGGGVAEILSWLIPLKNELGLNASWEVIEGDESFYQCTKSFHNAIQGNHIPIPQHLLNSYEETNQRNAERLRSKLEEADFVFIHDPQPAAFLKSCPGRKGKWIWRCHIDVSHPYRPVWKYLRQFVEYYDASIWSLAEFAQPLSHPAYLVPPSIDPLSEKNIELSNLELRKVLEEFDIDPDRPIVVQVSRFDRFKDPVGAIQACRLAKSYTPFQLILAGGGATDDPEGDMVFQEVKNAADNDPDIHILLLPPDAHRKVNALQRIADIILQKSVREGFGLTVTEGLWKGKPVIGGETGGIKLQVVNHYTGFLVKTPEGAALRIRYLLKHQNKIDEMGRKAKEFVRENFLLTRHLREYLTIMAAVVHNSSERIEIR, encoded by the coding sequence ATGGCTGGTACGCTTGCACAATATTCGGAAATCGTAGGAGAAGAAGTCATCGACCATCTCAAGCAGCTTGCCAAAACGCTCTCCGGTGCAAGGGTGGTTCATGTGAACTCCACACGTCAGGGAGGAGGTGTGGCGGAAATTCTGAGCTGGCTGATTCCGCTCAAGAATGAATTGGGACTCAATGCCAGTTGGGAAGTCATCGAAGGTGATGAAAGCTTTTATCAATGCACCAAAAGCTTTCACAACGCCATCCAGGGCAACCACATTCCCATCCCGCAGCACCTGCTCAACAGCTATGAGGAAACCAACCAGCGCAACGCGGAAAGACTTCGCTCCAAATTGGAAGAGGCGGATTTCGTTTTCATCCACGATCCCCAACCGGCTGCTTTTCTGAAGTCCTGCCCTGGCCGCAAAGGCAAGTGGATATGGCGCTGCCATATCGATGTCAGTCACCCGTATCGTCCTGTCTGGAAATATCTTCGGCAGTTTGTGGAATACTACGATGCAAGCATCTGGTCACTGGCTGAATTCGCCCAGCCGCTTTCCCATCCAGCTTACCTGGTACCGCCCAGTATCGATCCACTCAGCGAAAAGAACATCGAACTGAGTAATCTGGAACTCAGGAAGGTCCTTGAGGAGTTTGACATCGATCCCGATCGACCCATCGTGGTTCAGGTCTCCCGTTTCGACCGCTTCAAAGATCCGGTCGGTGCTATCCAGGCCTGTCGTCTGGCCAAGTCGTATACTCCCTTTCAATTGATTCTGGCTGGAGGCGGTGCAACAGACGATCCGGAAGGTGATATGGTGTTTCAGGAAGTTAAAAACGCTGCAGATAACGATCCCGACATCCACATTCTGCTCCTGCCTCCCGATGCGCATCGCAAAGTCAATGCGTTGCAGCGCATTGCCGACATCATCCTGCAAAAGTCGGTTCGTGAAGGTTTCGGCCTTACGGTAACGGAAGGCTTGTGGAAAGGGAAACCGGTTATCGGCGGCGAAACCGGCGGGATCAAACTGCAGGTGGTCAATCACTATACAGGGTTTCTGGTGAAAACACCCGAGGGAGCCGCGCTTCGCATTCGATATTTATTGAAGCATCAAAACAAAATTGACGAAATGGGGCGAAAAGCGAAAGAGTTCGTCCGGGAAAATTTTCTATTGACGCGGCATCTTCGGGAATATCTGACGATCATGGCTGCAGTTGTGCACAACAGCAGTGAGCGCATCGAAATTCGTTGA
- a CDS encoding mechanosensitive ion channel family protein, producing MFQKIIIYQNPIQDWLIAAGIAILFYAAVYVAKRVIHRKLASFAEKTATGWDNLLAGFIDRLNPIFILVLAVYFGSLKIVLPGNTHIFLGHTLGIIALIQFGILLSHAIHFWVERFRKKKIESNAGAVTTLISVGFVLRMVTWIILLLIGLDNLGINITTLIAGLGISGIAVALAIQNILSDLFGSFSIVLDKPFVIGDFIVIDSYMGTVEHIGLKTTRIRSLSGEQLIFSNADLLKSRIRNYKRMMDRRVVFSIDVVYETSYEQIKSIPNILQGIIEKMDQVRFDRAHFSAYGDYALQFEVVYWVLNPDYNVYMDIQQAINLEIFRRFSDAGIQFAYPTQALIMQASPDGAGLANAATP from the coding sequence GTGTTTCAGAAAATCATCATCTATCAAAATCCCATCCAGGATTGGTTGATCGCTGCCGGTATTGCCATTCTGTTCTACGCGGCGGTTTACGTTGCAAAACGCGTCATCCATCGGAAACTGGCATCATTCGCCGAAAAAACCGCCACCGGCTGGGATAATCTGCTTGCAGGATTCATCGATCGCTTGAATCCCATTTTCATTTTGGTCCTGGCTGTCTATTTCGGTTCGCTGAAAATCGTGCTTCCCGGCAATACCCATATTTTTCTCGGCCATACATTGGGCATCATCGCCCTGATTCAGTTTGGAATTCTCCTTTCCCATGCCATCCATTTCTGGGTAGAGCGGTTTCGCAAAAAAAAGATCGAGAGCAATGCCGGCGCCGTCACCACCCTGATTTCGGTAGGATTTGTGCTGCGGATGGTGACATGGATCATTCTGCTGTTGATCGGGCTGGACAATCTTGGCATCAACATCACCACCCTGATTGCAGGTCTTGGAATCAGTGGTATCGCCGTAGCGCTGGCCATCCAGAACATCCTGAGCGATTTATTCGGCTCTTTTTCGATCGTGCTGGACAAACCCTTTGTGATTGGCGATTTTATTGTGATTGACAGTTACATGGGGACGGTCGAGCACATTGGACTGAAAACCACCCGCATTCGCAGTCTTTCCGGGGAACAATTGATTTTTTCCAATGCCGATCTGCTGAAAAGCCGCATTCGAAACTACAAACGCATGATGGATCGCCGGGTCGTGTTCAGCATCGATGTGGTATATGAAACATCATATGAGCAGATCAAGAGCATCCCCAATATATTACAGGGAATCATTGAAAAGATGGACCAGGTCCGTTTTGACCGGGCACATTTTTCCGCTTATGGCGATTATGCGCTGCAATTTGAAGTCGTCTACTGGGTTCTCAATCCGGATTACAACGTGTATATGGACATTCAACAGGCCATCAACCTGGAGATATTCAGGCGGTTCAGTGATGCAGGCATCCAGTTCGCCTATCCGACACAGGCCTTGATTATGCAAGCTTCACCTGATGGAGCGGGGCTGGCGAACGCTGCCACCCCATGA
- a CDS encoding epoxyqueuosine reductase encodes MMDLAPMDTAAWVESEIQRLVCESVQNRLNRHTDEPAFARPLVGFSSGADALYTEYVAHIGEFYLKPLDIFRQAFPEQKGISADELTVISWILPSTSLTRQEHAAQDRYPARRWAETRYFGEQFNEFLRHQVVELLSGAGIPAVAPVLAPFWRKIMDGERYAPCSNWSERHAAFAAGLGTFGLCDGLITAVGKAVRIGSVVARCAIPPTPRPYSDRHAYCLFYAHGTCGRCMGRCPVQAIGPSGHDKKRCMAYTEHAMHAYMKSNFGIETYACGLCQVDVPCMDHIPKPHEA; translated from the coding sequence ATGATGGATTTGGCACCCATGGATACTGCGGCATGGGTTGAATCGGAAATTCAGCGTCTGGTCTGCGAATCGGTCCAAAACCGGTTGAACCGGCACACCGATGAGCCCGCCTTTGCCAGGCCGCTGGTCGGTTTTTCCAGCGGTGCGGATGCACTTTACACGGAATATGTGGCCCATATCGGCGAATTTTATCTCAAGCCGCTGGATATTTTTCGGCAGGCGTTCCCGGAACAGAAAGGCATCAGCGCTGACGAATTGACCGTCATCAGTTGGATTTTGCCATCGACGAGCCTGACCCGGCAGGAACATGCGGCCCAGGACAGGTACCCGGCCAGGCGATGGGCCGAAACCCGGTATTTCGGTGAACAATTCAACGAATTTCTGAGACATCAGGTGGTTGAGCTGCTGTCCGGGGCAGGGATTCCGGCCGTGGCGCCGGTTCTGGCGCCTTTCTGGCGGAAAATCATGGATGGGGAGCGCTATGCGCCGTGTTCCAACTGGTCGGAACGGCATGCGGCGTTTGCGGCAGGCCTGGGAACATTCGGCCTGTGCGACGGCCTGATCACCGCCGTGGGCAAAGCGGTTCGCATCGGCTCGGTCGTGGCGCGCTGTGCAATCCCCCCAACACCAAGACCTTATAGCGACCGGCATGCCTATTGCCTGTTTTATGCGCATGGAACCTGCGGTCGGTGCATGGGCCGGTGCCCCGTTCAGGCCATCGGTCCATCCGGGCACGACAAAAAGCGCTGTATGGCCTATACCGAACATGCGATGCATGCCTATATGAAAAGCAATTTCGGCATCGAGACGTATGCATGCGGCCTTTGCCAGGTTGATGTGCCCTGCATGGACCATATTCCAAAACCGCACGAAGCCTGA
- a CDS encoding AAA family ATPase, with the protein MNPVMPFHITISRQLGSGGSELGERIARRMKFAFMDRQILDHACQELGMNEEELGCREERIQGFWTRMLESFATGCPEYMPSLPPPRIISDKTLIDAEQRVLLRLAARGPSVIVGRGGFHALQGQACLLNVFVHAPRDFRIRRMIRYYGAADERAAEEMIDRSDADRERYIAHLSGCSWYDVRQYHLAIDMAIVGFDAAEQIIVSLAERLRAGRPCGPGHDAA; encoded by the coding sequence ATGAATCCAGTGATGCCGTTTCATATTACGATTTCCAGACAACTGGGGAGTGGGGGATCGGAACTGGGCGAGCGGATCGCCCGCCGGATGAAGTTCGCCTTCATGGATCGCCAAATTCTGGATCATGCCTGCCAGGAGCTGGGAATGAACGAGGAAGAGCTCGGCTGCCGGGAAGAACGAATCCAGGGATTCTGGACCCGGATGCTCGAGTCGTTTGCAACCGGATGTCCCGAATACATGCCCAGCCTCCCGCCGCCGAGAATCATTTCCGACAAGACGCTCATCGATGCGGAACAGCGGGTGCTGCTCCGGCTGGCTGCCAGGGGCCCGAGCGTGATCGTGGGGCGAGGCGGCTTCCATGCACTCCAGGGCCAGGCATGCCTGCTCAATGTCTTTGTCCATGCACCGAGGGATTTTCGGATTCGGCGCATGATCCGGTACTACGGCGCCGCAGATGAGCGCGCAGCCGAAGAGATGATCGATCGCAGCGATGCCGACAGGGAGCGCTATATCGCCCATCTGAGCGGGTGCTCCTGGTATGACGTCCGCCAGTATCATCTGGCCATCGACATGGCGATTGTCGGCTTCGATGCGGCAGAGCAGATCATCGTATCCCTTGCCGAGCGGCTTCGCGCCGGCCGACCCTGCGGACCGGGCCATGATGCGGCCTGA
- a CDS encoding TetR/AcrR family transcriptional regulator, with the protein MQVMDERKRAKILSAAAELFAAQPFHKVLLSEVAEAAAVGKGTLYVYFKNKEELYLSVLYSGFSDLVDRLHEQMATGSADPVENLQTVIRETIRFAFQNPHVFELMRTVSGRHPVDRAQWDAKRRELKALIESIIRKGIAQGIFIDAHPQLTARYIPGMVRGALIDGIESVDPEMLTAHIVRFVLGAIGTTENV; encoded by the coding sequence ATGCAGGTGATGGATGAGCGCAAACGCGCCAAAATCCTTTCGGCGGCAGCCGAGCTGTTTGCCGCTCAGCCCTTTCACAAGGTGCTGCTGAGCGAGGTGGCCGAGGCCGCAGCCGTTGGGAAGGGAACCCTGTATGTCTATTTCAAGAACAAGGAAGAGCTCTATCTGTCCGTTCTCTACAGCGGATTTTCCGACCTCGTGGATCGCCTTCACGAGCAGATGGCTACAGGCTCAGCCGATCCGGTGGAAAATCTGCAGACGGTCATTCGGGAAACGATCCGCTTTGCCTTTCAAAATCCCCATGTGTTCGAGCTGATGCGTACGGTCTCCGGCCGGCATCCGGTCGATCGGGCGCAATGGGACGCCAAACGCCGGGAATTGAAGGCATTGATCGAATCCATCATCCGCAAGGGCATCGCCCAGGGCATTTTCATCGATGCGCACCCGCAGTTGACGGCGCGCTACATTCCCGGCATGGTGCGCGGGGCGCTGATCGATGGCATCGAGTCGGTCGATCCGGAGATGCTGACGGCGCATATCGTGCGCTTTGTTCTGGGTGCAATCGGTACGACGGAGAACGTATGA
- a CDS encoding TolC family protein: MINGLPRQWIAALALVLSGLCGCAVNQARDVQTYRDVLDGAHAAAEVSFHPDGPLTLREALRLANAHNEQLAIAGENYLQALIDKDRAFAAFLPTIGFAATFMSQGKTDFAADNPLIAAFEPPHATDALLGARMNVHPFRDAPAMQAAGAASRAQRALLLDRQAIVLLDVARTYFQVLRSEKQVTLLGASIETDERRVSDMRIRLQAGAGRPADLSLTEAQLAKTRNMLIQARDDVKNGRAMLAFLIGAPEVAGPLGDDLEIPPIAQQFDPLLHLADGRRQDLIAAQEQVQAAAAALEAAWGQYFPSVSLDLTRYLSRETFPTDLNWASIIQLNVPLFSAGLIHADVRTAYSRLRQAQLYESSVRRQVLKDIRVAVENLRTDDQQIRNLAIQVQAARDGADQAKAEFDAGVGTNLQFLIARSRLLSAELDLATARYNRSIDYLIVLRATGSLNPDVSASLPSDQGAVSESAS; encoded by the coding sequence ATGATCAACGGTCTTCCACGACAATGGATCGCGGCGCTGGCGCTTGTCCTCTCTGGCCTGTGCGGCTGCGCGGTGAATCAGGCCCGGGACGTGCAGACGTATCGCGACGTGCTCGATGGCGCGCATGCCGCAGCCGAGGTCTCCTTCCATCCCGATGGCCCCCTTACCCTGCGGGAGGCCCTACGCCTTGCCAATGCGCACAACGAGCAACTGGCCATCGCCGGTGAAAATTATCTGCAGGCGCTGATCGACAAGGACCGGGCTTTTGCCGCCTTTCTGCCGACCATAGGTTTTGCGGCGACATTCATGTCCCAGGGCAAAACCGATTTTGCGGCGGACAATCCCCTGATTGCGGCTTTCGAACCGCCGCATGCCACCGATGCGTTGCTGGGTGCGCGGATGAATGTGCATCCGTTCCGGGATGCGCCAGCCATGCAGGCGGCCGGCGCGGCAAGCCGGGCGCAGCGGGCGCTCTTGCTGGATCGGCAGGCCATCGTTTTGCTGGATGTGGCCAGGACGTATTTTCAGGTGCTCCGTTCCGAAAAGCAGGTGACGCTCCTCGGCGCTTCGATCGAAACCGACGAGCGCCGGGTATCGGACATGCGGATCCGGCTGCAGGCCGGGGCTGGCCGGCCTGCCGATTTGTCCTTGACCGAAGCGCAGTTGGCCAAGACCAGAAACATGCTCATTCAGGCCCGAGACGATGTGAAAAACGGCCGGGCGATGCTGGCCTTTCTGATCGGCGCGCCCGAAGTGGCCGGTCCGCTCGGCGACGATCTGGAAATTCCGCCGATAGCGCAGCAGTTCGATCCCCTGCTGCATCTGGCCGATGGGCGTCGGCAGGATCTGATCGCCGCCCAAGAGCAGGTTCAGGCGGCTGCGGCGGCATTGGAAGCCGCCTGGGGGCAATATTTTCCATCAGTTTCCCTCGATCTGACGCGCTACCTTTCCCGGGAGACCTTTCCGACCGATCTCAACTGGGCCTCGATCATCCAGCTCAACGTGCCCCTGTTTTCGGCCGGCCTGATCCATGCCGATGTGCGCACCGCCTATTCCCGTCTGCGGCAGGCCCAGCTTTATGAGAGCAGCGTCCGAAGGCAGGTGCTCAAGGACATCCGGGTCGCCGTGGAAAACCTTCGGACCGACGACCAGCAGATCCGAAATTTGGCCATCCAGGTTCAGGCCGCCCGGGATGGCGCGGATCAGGCAAAGGCCGAATTCGACGCGGGCGTTGGGACGAATTTGCAGTTTCTGATTGCCAGAAGCAGGCTGCTGTCAGCGGAGCTGGACCTCGCCACGGCACGCTACAACCGAAGTATCGACTATCTGATCGTTCTCCGGGCGACCGGGTCCCTGAACCCGGATGTATCCGCAAGCCTCCCATCGGATCAGGGCGCCGTTTCGGAAAGCGCTTCGTGA
- a CDS encoding HlyD family secretion protein produces the protein MTTTNEPQETRPAGTGEGVAAGAPARTAGLSARKKLIRISAAALVILALAFGIPVFIHSLSHESTDDAFIDGTVVAISPRVNGYVAKVHVTDNQRVKVGDLLVELDPNDFTARLDAAQAALEAARATDRARRAAVELTRITTAARLEEAKENVEAAKAALLQARARLAVSKASLDQARAEAASSGARRKLDAADLQRSVEMAKTRTISPQDLDHARTAAEISEAALTAATKKIEVQKALVAEAEASLKAAQAGVAQARARLAEAQSAPHQIRQSSSQAEAAKADIDRASAELAQAKLNLSYTRIQAPCDGFVTKKGIEPGQYVQAGQSLLALVPHDVWVSANFKETQLTRMQPGQPVEVTVDAFPKRRFHAHVDSIQRGTGARFSLLPPENATGNYVKVVQRVPVKIVFDRPEEIAAVLLAPGMSVIPDVDVGMRMQSGAEAPKQRAASTP, from the coding sequence ATGACAACGACAAACGAACCGCAAGAAACGCGTCCGGCTGGAACGGGGGAAGGGGTGGCGGCAGGCGCTCCCGCCCGAACGGCAGGACTTTCCGCTCGCAAGAAACTGATCCGGATCTCGGCTGCAGCGCTGGTGATCCTTGCGCTAGCCTTTGGCATACCGGTATTCATCCACTCCCTGTCGCACGAATCCACCGATGATGCCTTTATCGATGGCACCGTCGTCGCCATCAGCCCCCGGGTGAACGGATACGTGGCAAAAGTCCATGTAACCGATAACCAGCGCGTCAAAGTCGGGGACCTGCTGGTCGAGCTGGATCCGAACGATTTCACCGCCCGGCTGGACGCCGCCCAGGCTGCGCTCGAAGCGGCGAGGGCAACGGATCGGGCGCGCCGTGCCGCCGTCGAGCTGACACGGATCACCACCGCAGCGAGGCTTGAAGAAGCGAAGGAAAATGTGGAGGCCGCCAAAGCGGCGCTGCTGCAGGCCAGGGCCCGGTTGGCCGTCTCGAAGGCATCCCTGGATCAGGCCAGGGCGGAGGCGGCATCCTCAGGCGCCAGACGAAAGCTGGATGCTGCGGACCTGCAGCGTTCTGTGGAAATGGCCAAAACCCGAACCATATCGCCCCAGGACCTGGATCATGCGAGAACGGCCGCGGAAATTTCGGAAGCGGCGCTGACGGCCGCAACGAAGAAAATCGAGGTGCAGAAAGCGCTGGTTGCCGAGGCCGAGGCTTCGCTGAAGGCGGCGCAGGCAGGCGTCGCGCAGGCTAGGGCCAGACTTGCAGAAGCGCAGTCCGCCCCCCATCAGATCCGCCAGAGCAGCTCCCAGGCGGAAGCGGCCAAAGCCGATATCGACAGGGCTTCGGCCGAGCTGGCCCAGGCGAAGCTGAATCTTTCCTATACCCGGATTCAGGCGCCCTGTGACGGGTTCGTAACGAAAAAGGGCATCGAGCCCGGGCAGTACGTTCAAGCCGGCCAGTCGCTGCTGGCCCTGGTGCCGCACGATGTCTGGGTGAGCGCCAACTTCAAGGAAACCCAACTGACGCGCATGCAGCCGGGGCAGCCTGTCGAAGTGACGGTGGACGCCTTTCCCAAACGCCGGTTCCATGCGCATGTGGACAGCATCCAGCGGGGCACGGGCGCCCGTTTCAGCCTCCTGCCGCCGGAAAACGCAACGGGCAATTACGTCAAGGTGGTGCAGCGGGTGCCGGTGAAAATCGTTTTCGATCGGCCCGAGGAAATCGCAGCCGTGCTGCTGGCGCCGGGGATGTCCGTGATTCCCGATGTCGATGTCGGCATGCGGATGCAAAGCGGCGCCGAAGCTCCCAAACAGCGGGCGGCATCCACACCATGA